In Musa acuminata AAA Group cultivar baxijiao chromosome BXJ3-11, Cavendish_Baxijiao_AAA, whole genome shotgun sequence, one DNA window encodes the following:
- the LOC135652987 gene encoding zinc finger protein STAMENLESS 1-like — protein sequence MGLRRGEGTSLDLNNFPEEYGQEAFDGSSPSTEAKSLKKPKKSGGKDDSYRVYECRFCSLRFCKSQALGGHMNRHRQEREVETLHRARQLVFSNEGLAAAGACVHMGLRDNYGVSLSHAIPLGYFQHGVNTNNDPCLPLEPVYRVMPTHCPSLSNPYIQTHPTPPHHPYIVGNFTGHAVRERSQNQLHANGNVFTGFGVPLANTTQMEGASGGTKFQRH from the exons atggggcttcg GCGAGGCGAGGGGACCTCTCTGGACCTCAACAACTTCCCTGAGGAATATGGCCAAGAAGCGTTTGACGGGAGCTCCCCCTCCACAGAAGCAAAGA GCTTGAAGAAGCCGAAGAAGAGTGGAGGAAAGGATGATTCTTACAGGGTTTACGAGTGCCGGTTTTGCTCACTCAGGTTCTGCAAGTCTCAAGCACTGGGTGGCCACATGAACCGACATCGTCAAG AGAGGGAAGTCGAGACTCTTCATCGTGCCCGGCAGCTCGTGTTCAGCAACGAAGGCCTTGCTGCAGCCGGCGCCTGCGTCCACATGGG ATTGAGAGATAATTATGGAGTCTCACTCTCACATGCTATCCCCTTGGGATATTTCCAGCATGGAGTCAATACCAACAACGATCCTTGTCTACCGTTGGAACCAGTCTACCGAGTTATGCCAACACATTGCCCATCACTCTCAAACCCCTACATACAAACCCATCCGACTCCTCCTCATCATCCTTACATAGTAGGTAACTTCACTGGCCATGCTGTAAGAGAGCGCAGTCAAAACCAGCTGCACGCTAATGGCAACGTCTTCACCGGCTTTGGTGTCCCTCTGGCCAATACGACGCAAATGGAAGGAGCTAGCGGAGGCACAAAGTTTCAGAGACATTAA
- the LOC135652770 gene encoding uncharacterized protein LOC135652770, producing the protein MVEGKGSTLVHILAVALCLTAFGFAIAAERRRSTGTIVTDIRNATYCVYDSDVATGYGVGAFLFLLSSQSLIMGVTKCMCFGKPLAPGGNRAWSIIYFASSWLTFLIAEACLTAGATKNAYHTKYRHMVYAQNWTCESLRKGVFIAGAVFVVFTMILNVYYYMYFAKATSQSARKTNKASSTVGMASYA; encoded by the exons ATGGTAGAAGGGAAGGGGTCGACACTGGTACACATCCTGGCGGTCGCCCTCTGCCTCACCGCCTTCGGCTTCGCCATCGCCGCCGAACGCCGCAGGAGCACC GGAACTATAGTGACGGACATCAGGAATGCCACGTACTGTGTTTATGATTCAGATGTAGCTACTGGTTATGGCGTCGGTGCTTTCTTGTTTCTTCTGTCGAGCCAGTCACTAATTATGGGTGTCACAAAATGCATGTGCTTTGGCAAACCTTTAGCTCCAGGTGGAAATAGAGCCTGGTCAATAATATATTTTGCCTCATCATG GCTAACTTTCTTAATAGCTGAGGCATGTCTAACTGCTGGTGCTACAAAGAATGCATACCATACCAAGTACCGCCATATGGTCTATGCTCAAAACTGGACATGCGAGTCTCTGAGAAAAGGAGTGTTCATTGCAGGAGCTGTCTTTGTAGTCTTCACCATGATTCTCAATGTATACTACTACATGTATTTTGCAAAAGCTACGAGTCAGTCAGCACGAAAGACCAACAAAGCAAGCTCAACTGTTGGAATGGCTAGTTATGCTTGA